Within Porites lutea chromosome 2, jaPorLute2.1, whole genome shotgun sequence, the genomic segment GGCTGTTGTGATTGCTCAGAGTGTTAAATTACCATTCTTTTATCTGTTTTTCTTTACCGCTGGGTGCGTGTTTGTCAAAGCATGAATCGCTCAGCGTGTTTACTTTCGTTGCGGAACCTGTTAACTTTTTTTCCTTCGCAAAATAATCATTTGAAGGAAATATGACACATTTTGCGTCTTTTTAGACGATTTAATGAGGAAGATGCTTCATCGCTTGCCTTCGATGGAGAACGCTGAAATTCGTTACATGATCAATGGCCCAGAGAGCTTCACACCCGATTCACGATACTTACTTGGGGAAGTTCCGGAGGTATTGTAAAGTTATGTCTCCCTCAGTCCCGAAGGCAATCTCGCAATTGCTACCATTTTGTAGTTTTTCGCAATTTGATCGCTTTGTGGTTTTCTCTTACATGTAAAACTCTTAGTGGTTTAGGGTTAAGACGGTGTAAAATCATTGTTTTCAACAGAAAACAGATGTCTTGCTTTAAACGCGTAGAAAGATTCGCtttcttttgtcaaaaattaTGTGTAAAATACCTTTAACATACTAGCGAAACTGCATCGAACGCTTTGATAAATTAAGATATTGCTATAGGATCCATGGGTAAACCATCAGAATTTTTATCTCAGGTGCGTAATTTCTACGTAGCCGCTGGCTTCAATTCTGGAGGCATCGCCAACGCAGGAGGAGCTGGTATGGCCCTCGCAGAGTGGATCACTGCAGGGGAGTCCACGATGGACCTCTCTTCCGTGGACATACGTCGATTTGCTCCTTCTCATAACAACAAACGCTTCTTACAAGAATGCGTGAAAGAAACACTTAGCTGGCATTACTTGCTACGGTTTCCTTATTCAGAGAGGATACGTGCACGTCACATCAGACGTTCACCGCTGTACTCTGATCTGAGTGCTGCTGGCGCAGAATGGGGCGATAAAATGGGATGGGAAGTGGCTAAGTGGTTTAATCTTCCAGGACAAGGTACATGATGTATGGTGTTATACAAGGGAATCTGCCTTTCCTAATAAGCTTGTGCACCTCGTGGTGTAGACTTTTGaaagggtgggggtgggggaggagaAAAGCTGACGCGCGAGAATATTGAGGGCGTTCTCGCGCACCCTTTTCTAGGATATTTAAGGCGTTTTTCCGCGCACATACGTTTCGAAATATTACCACGCAGCTTATAAACTTGTCATTGTCACTTCGGCACCCCAAATTTCGAGACGATCACTGATAATGGATCGTCTAACCTGAtcgtttttctgttttgtgtgtttgtACGTAGCATTGTCAAGTGATAATAAAATATTCGTACtgtatgttgttgttttggtttaGGTCACCCTGGCGAGAATGGTTTTGGCAAACCAAGTTGGTTAAGCAGCACAGAGGTGGAGTACAAAGCGTGCACTGAGGGGGTTGGGGTTGTTGACTTGACCTCGTTTGGTTTGTTCGAAATTGAGGTACGGCATGTGTTTCTCCTCTCTTTAAAATAACCTTCATTTAATAAAAACTTTCCAGCAATTATCAGTGTTATAAATGTTACATTTAATTGCAGTCCCCGAAAGACGGAGAATGTGAGACATTTCTTCAGTACCTGTGCTCAAACGACGTTTGCCTTCCAGTGGAGCATACTTCACACACATTGGTACTTAACAGACGCGGAGGAATTGAGCTCACCTGTACGGTGATACGAAGCACACCCAATAGGTAGGATCTTGGATTTTACAACAATATCGTATTTTTCTCTGCTCGCAGGCTTGATGTAGTTTTAATCAGACCGTTGACAAATTGGTCACTTTAGAAtcgaaaaacaacaacaaaaaaatgggCTGAGATAATTTTCGCAAAGACTCCTGAGACTGTAACTAGGGACgaggaaaaaattggccaatagctgactgaCGCGTACCGAGTAAAgattgcgggacgcatttcggctgCAGTTTCTTCCTCATTTCGATAGTAACGAATgcgaaaattcaaactttgaTTTATCAGTACCACACTCGATATGTAGCCTTCGCCACAAGCTAAGGTTTTCGCACTTGACTGTCTGATTTCCAatcagtttttcagtttttcaaagcCTTCTCATGAAGTGACCTTTTATTCCTTTCTTGCTTGTCACAGATTTATAATTTTGCTGCCCGATGCAGAACGTACTACCATTGCGCAGTCACTGATTTCGCGGAACATCCCAGCAGACTCTGCGATCACACTTCGTAACATCCAATCAGCATTCGCTATTCTAGGAGTACTGGGTCCTAATTCACAGACCTTGCTTCAAACTTTGACACAGACTTCGTTAGACGTAAATGACTTCCCAGAAAACGCAGCACAGGTAAATAGGATCGTGttattaataaacaattataCTTGTCATAGGGGAGGGTTAAAATCtaaattacaataattattgccTTTTGACAGGAAATCGATTTGGGTTTTGTGTCGGGTGTGAAGGCCTTCAGAAGCAGTTGTTTCGGCGACCAGAGTAACGACTGGAAATTATTAGTTCCTTCTGAGGTAAGAATCAAGCTTTGAAATAATGCCAGTTTGCTGACAATAGTGCTgacttattttcaaaaaaagatgttttcaGCCTAGCCTTGTAAGGGCAACTTTTAAACGAGAAGAGCTCTTTGAATGCTCACGCACGGCATTAATATGCGCGAAACCCCCAGAAATCTGGGTAGTGGTGTTAACCAGTCGTTGAGAACTCCCAGAATTTATACTCGGTCTTGTTATTTGTACAGCTCGCAGTTTGTTTGTACCAAGATCTGATGAAGACTGGAAGGGAACTGGGAGCAATGAATGTTGGCCGATTGGCGATTGATTGTTTACGAATTGACAGATTCGTTCCTAAGATGGGAAGTGAGCTGACTTCCTTCATCAGCCCGTGGGAGGCAGGGCTGGGAGACAGAGTTCATCTAGACAAGGTACGAACTGATAGCTATTTACTCTCCGTCTCCACCccctctggcgttcgcggcaaCGCCTTCAGCTAATTGTTAGCCTCTTATCTCTTGAAACAAACCAAGCCTCGCTCTTTTAGGTGTAATTTTTCttaggaaaataaataaataaataaataaaaacatgtAGAGGAGCTTTGCTCGGGATGATCGGAACTTGGATCCTATTCACGGTGATCTTGAAGGTCAACTTGATCGTGGAAAAATTGCTGTTCCGCTAGTTGTCAATTTGCATTGGCcagatttttgttgttttacaaCAAACAACACACTAGCGTGAGCACCGGATTTTTTAAACCCCAACAAAGGCCTGATACACAGGCTAATAACTCAGAAGGATATCAGTGTAGAAAGGTGGTACACAGAGTACAGAAGCACAAAGAAATAATCAGATGTTAGCTCTTCCCTCCGCCGAGGCCGCCTTTGTcgtagggaggctggggagaaggAAAGAATgaagcgcgcgggggacgagGGGAAGGGGAAAGGGAGAAAACGAGATTCccgccttttccctcttcccatcgtcccccgcgctTATTTTTCGGTTATTGCTATATTATTGCGATATCCAGCGGTAGCCTCTGCGgatgagagagaaaaagagagatcAGATGGTAGTTAGCAGGCCAGGAAGATAGATGTGAAATTGTTAAATAAGACAACTGAGGATGCACGGGACCACCATGCCGTTGTCTTCAACACATAGAAGGTAACAAAGTTAAtcttttccattgttttttttaaagaaatgaacGTTTTGATCGTTTTTTCTAATTAAGACAATTTACCTACCTAGgttttttattatctttttgtAGAGTTGTGATTTTATCGGAAAACAAGCTCTCATTGATTGCCAAAGCAAGCGTCAAAAGAAGTCCCTGGCCTACATTACCCTTCaagatcatgatgatgataattttCCGTGGGGTGGAGAGCCGATCTTAAGAAATGGCTCTTTAATAGGATCAACGACAAGTGTTGGCTACTGTTTCAAGGGAGGTCGGCCAGTGTGTCTAGGATACTTAGAAGGAGACGGAGACGACCTTTTTGTTCAAGATGGACGATTCGAAATTGAAATAGCTGGATGTTTCTTTCCTGTTTCGGTCACTTTCGACTGATGATTCCAGAATTAAACTGCCAGCAGTCTCtgtttttcttcagatttagtgagggaaGTGTATGCGTGCGCGATGTGCGTGATCATTTGCGTGTCAGGCGCGTTTTTCTCGACGGactaaggaaaaaaagagaccGCTCGCAGTCTATCCCAGAATACCAGAATAGCTTTCAGGGCTCCCCTCTCAGTTCTTCTTTGGCTATGTTCACAATTTTTATATGAGAATTGATTATCTATCTTACATGCAATCATTCCTCGAGGTATATCTCACCTTCTTCAAAACTTCTTAAATTTCTCAGGATGAATGGAAATAGAAATCGCTGGCGAGTCAGTGTTTCCATCCAAGGCCATATTTCgatttattacaaaaaaatgttaattcttaaccctttaaatgaTAACATATATCGAAataaaaattctcatttgttgccctaCTTATTTGATTTTCCCATAGAAGTGttggggagaatttgttttatGTATCAAGAATTGCAAGCGTGACCAATCATTAAATGTTAAAACTATTCGaccttaagagccagtctctggaagatcctcatatcgagttttgcccacaaaatggattggagaaattcgcttctgtaaattttttttaacgaattttctttcggcacCACaggaggacctgagatgcttgtgaaatatgcaattttggtcaaaattcaaccgattgctccggataaaagagtgcgacccaaagcttccaatttactagttaatttaattgagcctttatctttaaaataaaacaggtcagaatcatcaacaccttttcgtttagaaaatctgaggaaacacacttagcccctttgacctacttagcgaaacatacgattttagccaaattcagtggattaaaactcaaaagtggctcacacttacagactctcctacatatcattgtgtagttcaatccttcagctactgaatcgtgttaaaagttttggcggccattcagtttcggtcgaggggtgagtggccaAACTTGCCTTACcttgccatttcgccggcgtttcgccatcgtgaagtccggAAGGATTGTccgaatagaaagcgagaaatcgggtatattccactcgaaaattgtccattcctaaagactgcatactttcaatcactgttttccatgtggctatggttttaaccaaacgaagaagagagagaaggcggtgaacgtgagcttatttactgtccgccatgtttttgtagggtttgtggaaggtatgaatgtggaatccggaatctggaatccggaatgcgcaatgcggaatgcggaattcgcaaccctttcaatgtcacctgttggagcatattgtatagttttatactttcttcattagccgaaactcaattcgcattacaataattatttcatctttaactttaCAGCATATTGAACAGAATCATCTCAGAACCTTggcctgctattcaaacgtgtcctcagctgctacataaataactatagaaaataagttgtcaaaacagcaaacaactaggtAAAGTTCCATTATTCAGCTTCTCAATCGttctcagacatttatttgtcatccagtttcaacagtttcgcCTGAAACCGAGGGTTGAAAGTTGCGATACTTCAGTAGCAcgtcacagctgacgctctgccccgcttagattataaacttagaaatgactacggcatattctgttttccacaaacACTGACTCTCCCTCTACCCCtctctatctccagaaatttttcaataacagatttagaccgctctcaattactgaggaactttcagtcattctttaAAGCgatccatagcccactgaccacctaaatcgcagtttacgctactggcaaacaacctaaatggcacatgcacctgcgaagtgttcctttgccgggatagcaaatattacttgtggttcctcacgcgataaagacaatttttttctactaaataaatgcgttgtccaagtaaagaaccatctaagaagctgtaacctttcacgtacgaaggtcaccgaatatgatctaactTTGGCaagggaaagtttaatcgttcgcatgaataagtagaaaaagatggtggtttgccttgcctatacataggcacagtctcggtataattaCACTGGTGGCCACGTAAAACTGTCGGTatccttatcctggccatgaaggaaaaaagattgcccttcactgtaaaaaacaaattaacgGGAATCCGCGAGagttttgttacccttgttcttgtgaggtcacgtaagtattttcaattgttctgttttaactcctgtcctttttttatcaaaggactggttgggcataaatagatgggaaaaaggataaaaaggaaaattcaaattttgcttcgttgtgtacgtcaagtagtcagaggggtcgcgtgtcacgcaatgtttactacacaatgactattccatagcaatttacctaacatttctaaaataaatatatacaaataaaagaaaataaatatacaaataaagaaacgtgtacagaataaaaaaataaacagatcgtctaagaacatagaattatttcataaatggaactggttgctGTAAaaacttatttgcattttttcatgtctagggtttattttgtgctgtagtaattcaattaacattctgtgagtgtattaaaagaaaaacaagagcctgaatatctgccaggcttgatgttctagcataacataacataacataacattttatgacatctaaattgtatttcatttcaatgcaattgtgaaaattccgttttatttgctttgcgtgagaaatataaaactgcacttatttattaagcagatcataaacttctcagttaaagaaaccctctttatttgaaccatgtggtagattctatttttcgtagctgtgaaaacgtattgtatttatttaggctctcgcccatacaaagaagattatcaagtatcaagaataagtcataaagggtgtcaaggccATTTACCAAGCcctttccagtgttccaacattgaagattttcagagtcgtatcatcgaatgaacttcatgcgagaatagccaggccactaagcgcagtttagatttttgcatgacgtaaaaaaaactgtcggcctaatcacctacttgccttttgaaggcaacctcatgtgagggacttaatgtttcaattcagattgttgaaatgttttccacagcaaagaaagtttgctaaaaacgcaTAGTgtataagagctgggacagcagtggagtaagggggcagcggcacgagggaaagagggcgttccctatcacatactaaagcttgttcagtcaccacCGTTAACtctgtgagcctgaattactctcaacagcaatttgttctaagttccggaaaagtcattctcaggctattcaaagacattcacaagtcgatttcttggagtgcaaagaagagacaacttacaggtaatattattattaggccaagatggttcgctTCTCACTGAGCCcaaaaatcacacttagaaaggaaaagacgaggaaaaatagcgagagcaagaaaaataatataagcttaaaatgacgtattgacacctcacatttgcactgttcagctgttcttgaatcatagtttatcagtttcaggtatctcctcttaagaagtaaaatatttaaattgagacatctttcaacagcagcgacagtttggatagggaatccccctagtgcctagagcaggctaagacttcctgcttaacattctataatttttaaaaaaagagaaacaaaaaaatattgtaaatgcgaaatgattgtccacaaaaaacaaaaggaaaagggttgcgaattccgcattccgcattccggattccggattcggattccagattcccgccttccacaaaccctacaaaaacatggcggacagtaaataagctcacgttcaccgccttctctctcttcttcgtttggttaaaaccatagccacatggaaaacagtgattgaaagtatgcagtctttaggaatggacaattttcgagtggcatatacccgatttctcgctttctattcggACAATCCTTccggacttcacgatggcgaaacgccggcgaaatgtcaaagtaaggcaagtttcgccactcacccctcgaccgaaactgaatggtcgccaaaacttttaacacaattcagtagctgaaggattgaactacacaatgatatgtaggagagtctgtaagtgtgagccacttttgagttttaatccactgaatttggctaaaatcgtatgtttcgctaagtaggtcaaaggggctaagtgtgtttcctcagattttctaaacgaaaaggtgttgatgattctgacctgttttattttaaagataaaggctcaattaaattaactagtaaattggaagctttgggtcgcactcttttatccggagcaatcggttgaattttgaccaaaattgcatatttcacaagcatctcaggtcctcctgtggcgccgaaagaaaattcgttaaaaaaaaatttacagaagcgaatttctccaatctagtttcatatttgtaatATACTTAtcaaaagaagtctacagaaaaattatgagcgaaatccattttgtgggcaaaactcgatatgaggatcttacagagactggctcttaatactggtagtctttacactagagcccaAATAAATGAGctgagaaatatttcaagacaagtaaatataaattcttcaagtaaaaggaaGCTTCACACGCAACCAATCATTTTAACTTCATGTTAACTTAAAGCTATTTTCCCGCGCagcataattaagattgattgacatcctacgcctttctcaaagctcacgaaaccgcaagttcgcaaagtcggttttaagcagggttctatctagggtatttgaggggtaaAAGCTTCCCCCCCAAAATGCCCAGCTTTCTCCCAAAAAATATTGTCATCATTAcagtatataagtaactatatcggaaaaatcatccagacgcGACGACGTCGGTAcacacactgtaacatttctcaaatTGTGTTTCAGAATGCACCAGATTACATCTCAgcgcatattcatttcaaaaaattttcgGGGGGACATGCTCCCAGATCCCCCTAGGAAGCTCGTCACCTTCGGCCACTTGGGACTCTTCCCCCAAACGATAAATCCTAGCTAGTAGACAGAACCCTGTTAAGGATGGTTTtgaagtcacttgaaacttctcttgaatcgtttcaacctTCCGGCTTTAATAagatgcaaagtaaaataaattgaGATTTTACTTTGGCCTTCACGCACGTAtctttggttaagtaaaacttagcagatCTTAAGTCTTAcataacagcctagtgtaaagactactaCTGTCTACCTTCTTATTTAGGGTAGAGTTGCCATGAAACATTTCTCTTTTCTATCGGAGAAGAGCTTTACGCTACTAGTTACTTAGGAGACCTAATTCAGTATGACTGTTCCATATCCAATTCTCTTGATCAaactggatttttttaaaatcttttgtcAAATCTTAAACATTAAACAGTTTCTTGGTGAACCAGGCAGTTTTCATTTTATCGTctcttttctgttttgtttctgaaaATTTCTCAGCGGCCTTCTTCCTCATCTGATCCTCTCGGGCCAAGGCCTCCTCGTCCTTGCTTCGCAACCACTCCTCATATTTCTTCGAAGCTGCAGCTTTCCGTGCctcgttttgatttttcatctTTACTTCTGTTAATTTTTCAATCGCTTCTCTTCTCCATCGTTCTTCGCGAGCTATGGCCTCCTCATCCTTGCGCCGCACCCATTCTTGATATCTCTTTATAGCTCTTTGCGCCTCGCTTTGCTCGGCTGCTCTAACCTTTGCAGCTTCTTCAGCTTTAATCTCGCCGGTTTTCTCTTCGAGCCATTGTCCGTGCGTTTTTCCAGTTAACTGACGCCAGCAAGCCTGCTTTCTCCTGACTAATTCCTCCTGCTTCGCTCTTTCCGCcaattcagtttgttgtctaacTTGTTGCGCTTCTTTGTCAGTCAACCACATGTCAAATGTTTTCCGACGTCGTGACCTCGTCGACTGTAAGTAGGTCGACAATTTTTCTCCCTCATCTTCGGATGACGAGTCGTCATCGTCGTCCGACACATCGATCAGATCCATCTGGGTTTTCCTGACCGTCTTCCATGCATTCCATGGTTTGTTTTCACGAGTTGCTGGGTAGTGTGACATCAAGAAATTCTTCATTTCGGCGCTCATTTTCCTGGTCCtacaaataattataatataatcgtcaacaaacaaaatgattcttcattttcttttttagtgaCGATTTCACTGCTGtagttgcttaagttccctattacaACCTTTAGATATGATGATGGGTTAGTTGGCCCTACAAATACGATAGCCTATGGCGCGCTTTTTCTTAACACAACATCTAAGCTTCGCTAAAATGACCGCTACAAAGTTAGCAAAATTATACCCGAAATACACCCGAACCACAGGAGAAGGGGTTGTCTTGAGTTGCTGGCTTTTATACCAGACACATACTCTTAGTATAGTCTTTCGTTAATCGACGCACGATGGTGATTTTGTACTTACCTAGTCTCTCCATTCCCTCTTCCATGAAATGTATTCGCTCTTGGCTTTTGAGGCTCAATATCTCCACCCTGTTGGAAGGACGTTGTTCTCGCTCTCTGAGGTTCAGATGTATTGGGATAACGAAGCACTCGTCTTCTGAATACCGGTGATCCACTTGGCGAGCCCGGTCGTAGCACTAAGGGGGACTTAGGGCGTGGAGTCGGGGACTTGGGGCAAGCCGGATGCGTCGGAGACCGGGGTCGGAGAAGGGGACTTCCGGGTCTATCTGGGTTAAGCAGGGATGGAACAAGTTTCCGGCCCATGCGCGGAGAACTCATTGGAGATGAAGTTGGTGTGTTGACCCTTGGGAGCCTTTCATCGGACTGTTTGGTTTCTGCAGCAGCTTTACCGCTAAGTGGTCTTATTTCTTCCACGGTTATGAGTTTGGACCTTGCAGAAAGAGGCCTGTCTGTGGTGTGAAGAGATTTGCTAGCTCTCAATGGCATATGTAGCTTGAGCTGAGAACGTGAACTTTTCACCTTTTCGGACGAAACGCGCGTTAATAATCTCTCATTCAAGTCTTTCTTGTCTTCTCTTGATTGCCCAACTTCACTTGCCGTTTGGTCTGGTCTTGTCTGTTTGCTAGTGTCGTTAAATGTTAAATTTTCCGCCGTTTCATTTGGTAAAAACTCGTCGTCGTCTGTAGATTTTGTGGTGACTATCATTTCGACCTCCTCTGTCTCCCCATCCTCCTGATTGATATTTGGGCACTCGGGAGATCTGTCCTCCGCATCGTCATTTTCCGTGGATTCCCGAACTTTTATTTCTACGTATTTGGCAAGTTGGTCCACCAGTTCCGGTTGGTTGCTACTTGTTACAATATCCACTGGTGTGACACCGCTTCGATCGACCCTCGAGAGGAGCGAAGAGCCGCCATTCATGAATATCGCCGCCGCGCACGAAAAATTCCCGCCTATCATAGCAGCGTGTAAAAGCGTACGGCCGCTGCACTCGACTGCTTGCTCGATGTCAACTTTCACTTCCCCATTCAGCAAGCTCTGAAATAACTGGCTGTCGCCTTTCTGTGCTGCTATGAAGGCGGCAACAAACGCTCTTTCTTCCATggaaatttgattcattttAATAGCGATCCGTTTGAGTATTTGACGATTGTCTCTTTTCATACACCTATCCACGAACCTCTGCCACCATGGAGGAATACTCAGTTCAAACGTCATCGAGTCTTCAACATCTGTGTCAATGTCCGCCATCATTTGCTCGTCCTTGAGTTCAATAGTATTGTTTTGTCCTTGGATGTATACAAGTGTAAATAAATCAGACGGCACTCCACTATTCACTTCAACAGTCATTTTCACATCACGCACGATCGACGAgcgttttgcttgaaaatttGCGATTTCTCCTGTGGGTAAATTGACATGAACTTGGAAACCTTCAGGGTCTTCTTTTGTACTGTTTTTCTCCAAACCACTGCCTTTTATTAGGTCTTCCATGCTGCTGGCCGGCATTGGGTAAGATTTTATGACTGTCGCTTTTGGCCACAAGTCAATGAGAGGTCAGGTTACTTTAGAGAGATCTGGTTTTTTTTATCACCAGACGGTGCATATAACCATGTCATTTGAAACTCAGCGACGATCGTTGTGTTATTTTATAAGGCCGCTTCTATGACGCATGAAATGATGACCAATTTTCACATTCAACCTCCACGCAAGCATTACAATGCACTGCAAAGGATTATTTATATTGCTCGAATCCAAAACGAAAAATTTACAGGCTCCGTCGGGTCTTTTGTCAGAGCAAAAGCTGTGTTATCTATATGCACAGTGAGGGCCGTTATGTTCCCTATGTTGAAATGTGATCACCAGCATTTTTTCTAGTAGTTTACTGTAttatctaaaaacaaaaatcatcaCCCTAGTAAAATGTCCCTAGAGGTTCCaagcagttttattttaaaagcgTCTTTTTTGTCTGATCCCAAGTGATATTAATCCAACGCTTTTTTAAACGTG encodes:
- the LOC140927490 gene encoding pyruvate dehydrogenase phosphatase regulatory subunit, mitochondrial-like produces the protein MWLGSLRSHSYLFREIVPKSLINTRPGRLLSSSILHANKNSSSQEGLSLDSSLPKQAQVVVCGGGIVGCSVAYHLAKLGWKDVLLLEQGSLTCGTTWHAAGLLGKLRSSAAETKLSSYSVELYSTLEEETGVGTGFKRCGGLVVAQTKDRLTFLKRRAAIGRAQNIDTEVLSTDEIQKFFSLDIRTDDLAGGLWIPSEGVATSTDVCQALAKGASLNGVKMFEKVSLESILTDGKSITGVETNRGPIRCEILVNCGGQWAWEIGQKCTPKVTFPLHSTEHFYIVTKPIEGVSSSLPVIRDHDGQIFFREWSGGLMSGGFEMEAIPAFHEGIPKGFEYQLLPENWDHFDDLMRKMLHRLPSMENAEIRYMINGPESFTPDSRYLLGEVPEVRNFYVAAGFNSGGIANAGGAGMALAEWITAGESTMDLSSVDIRRFAPSHNNKRFLQECVKETLSWHYLLRFPYSERIRARHIRRSPLYSDLSAAGAEWGDKMGWEVAKWFNLPGQGHPGENGFGKPSWLSSTEVEYKACTEGVGVVDLTSFGLFEIESPKDGECETFLQYLCSNDVCLPVEHTSHTLVLNRRGGIELTCTVIRSTPNRFIILLPDAERTTIAQSLISRNIPADSAITLRNIQSAFAILGVLGPNSQTLLQTLTQTSLDVNDFPENAAQEIDLGFVSGVKAFRSSCFGDQSNDWKLLVPSELAVCLYQDLMKTGRELGAMNVGRLAIDCLRIDRFVPKMGSELTSFISPWEAGLGDRVHLDKSCDFIGKQALIDCQSKRQKKSLAYITLQDHDDDNFPWGGEPILRNGSLIGSTTSVGYCFKGGRPVCLGYLEGDGDDLFVQDGRFEIEIAGCFFPVSVTFD
- the LOC140927487 gene encoding uncharacterized protein → MPASSMEDLIKGSGLEKNSTKEDPEGFQVHVNLPTGEIANFQAKRSSIVRDVKMTVEVNSGVPSDLFTLVYIQGQNNTIELKDEQMMADIDTDVEDSMTFELSIPPWWQRFVDRCMKRDNRQILKRIAIKMNQISMEERAFVAAFIAAQKGDSQLFQSLLNGEVKVDIEQAVECSGRTLLHAAMIGGNFSCAAAIFMNGGSSLLSRVDRSGVTPVDIVTSSNQPELVDQLAKYVEIKVRESTENDDAEDRSPECPNINQEDGETEEVEMIVTTKSTDDDEFLPNETAENLTFNDTSKQTRPDQTASEVGQSREDKKDLNERLLTRVSSEKVKSSRSQLKLHMPLRASKSLHTTDRPLSARSKLITVEEIRPLSGKAAAETKQSDERLPRVNTPTSSPMSSPRMGRKLVPSLLNPDRPGSPLLRPRSPTHPACPKSPTPRPKSPLVLRPGSPSGSPVFRRRVLRYPNTSEPQRARTTSFQQGGDIEPQKPRANTFHGRGNGETRTRKMSAEMKNFLMSHYPATRENKPWNAWKTVRKTQMDLIDVSDDDDDSSSEDEGEKLSTYLQSTRSRRRKTFDMWLTDKEAQQVRQQTELAERAKQEELVRRKQACWRQLTGKTHGQWLEEKTGEIKAEEAAKVRAAEQSEAQRAIKRYQEWVRRKDEEAIAREERWRREAIEKLTEVKMKNQNEARKAAASKKYEEWLRSKDEEALAREDQMRKKAAEKFSETKQKRDDKMKTAWFTKKLFNV